A window from Mus caroli chromosome 2, CAROLI_EIJ_v1.1, whole genome shotgun sequence encodes these proteins:
- the Ywhab gene encoding 14-3-3 protein beta/alpha, with protein MTMDKSELVQKAKLAEQAERYDDMAAAMKAVTEQGHELSNEERNLLSVAYKNVVGARRSSWRVISSIEQKTERNEKKQQMGKEYREKIEAELQDICNDVLELLDKYLILNATQAESKVFYLKMKGDYFRYLSEVASGDNKQTTVSNSQQAYQEAFEISKKEMQPTHPIRLGLALNFSVFYYEILNSPEKACSLAKTAFDEAIAELDTLNEESYKDSTLIMQLLRDNLTLWTSENQGDEGDAGEGEN; from the exons ATGACCATGGATAAGAGTGAGCTGGTACAGAAAGCCAAACTGGCTGAGCAGGCTGAGCGCTATGATGACATGGCTGCAGCTATGAAGGCCGTAACAGAACAGGGACACGAACTCTCCAATGAAGAGAGGAATCTACTCTCTGTTGCCTACAAGAACGTGGTAGGTGCCCGCCGCTCTTCCTGGCGTGTCATCTCCAGCATCGAACAGAAAACCGAGAGGAATGAGAAGAAGcagcagatgggcaaagagtACCGTGAGAAGATCGAGGCGGAGCTGCAGGACATCTGCAACGACGTGCTG GAGCTGTTGGACAAATATCTCATTCTCAATGCTACCCAGGCAGAAAGCAAAGTGTTCTACTTAAAAATGAAAGGAGACTATTTTAGGTATCTTTCTGAAGTTGCATCTGGAGATAATAAACAAA CCACGGTGTCAAACTCCCAGCAGGCTTACCAAGAAGCATTTGAAATCAGCAAGAAAGAAATGCAACCTACACACCCGATTCGCCTCGGCCTGGCGCTGAATTTCTCAGTCTTTTACTATGAGATTCTAAACTCTCCTGAAAAGGCCTGCAGCCTGGCCAAAACG GCATTTGATGAGGCGATTGCTGAGTTGGACACCCTGAATGAAGAGTCTTACAAGGACAGCACCCTGATCATGCAGCTGCTCAGGGACAATCTCACC ctGTGGACGTCAGAAAACCAGGGGGATGAAGGAGatgctggagagggagagaactaa